A stretch of the Aquipuribacter hungaricus genome encodes the following:
- a CDS encoding PH domain-containing protein produces MTSQVYRPGAVRVLAVAWWLLSAVLAGDLLLRGAPDLGSLVGLSVLLLGCAIVHAMFWQPEVRVDDDGVDLVNVLRRVRLPWPVVEDVDTRWALSIGAGGRRWTSWAAPASGRRVRPVSRRETPWVEPGATSIAGSRAPGSSAGEAAVLVGSGWQRWKDRPGARDAGRAAVTGATGPAGPVVSWNVPVVAALGVTGALVAAGALALALL; encoded by the coding sequence GTGACCTCGCAGGTGTACCGGCCCGGCGCCGTCCGGGTGCTCGCGGTGGCGTGGTGGCTGCTCTCGGCGGTCCTCGCCGGGGACCTGCTCCTGCGGGGCGCCCCGGACCTGGGCAGCCTCGTCGGGCTGTCGGTCCTGCTGCTGGGCTGCGCGATCGTGCACGCGATGTTCTGGCAGCCGGAGGTGCGCGTCGACGACGACGGCGTCGACCTGGTCAACGTGCTGCGCCGGGTGCGCCTGCCGTGGCCGGTCGTCGAGGACGTCGACACCCGGTGGGCGCTGAGCATCGGCGCCGGCGGGCGGCGCTGGACCTCGTGGGCGGCCCCCGCCTCGGGCCGGCGGGTGCGACCGGTGAGCCGGCGGGAGACGCCGTGGGTCGAGCCGGGCGCCACGAGCATCGCCGGCAGCAGGGCGCCGGGGTCGAGCGCCGGCGAGGCGGCGGTCCTCGTGGGGTCGGGCTGGCAGCGGTGGAAGGACCGGCCCGGGGCCCGGGACGCCGGACGCGCCGCCGTGACCGGGGCGACCGGCCCGGCCGGTCCGGTGGTGTCCTGGAACGTGCCGGTCGTCGCGGCGCTGGGGGTCACCGGCGCACTGGTCGCCGCCGGGGCGCTCGCGCTCGCGCTCCTCTGA